The sequence below is a genomic window from Aspergillus nidulans FGSC A4 chromosome V.
GACATCTTGTTAACTAGAAAGGTATAACTGTTCTTGACGCAATTGCATGCCTTATATCTCGATCTCAAGGTGCCAAAATCTATTGACGCGGTGAAGTTATAATAGTTGGGAACAAGAAATGTGCCTCTTTCGCGCCAAAATAAATGACGAAAGCGACCGGCCAACGAGGTGCTGATATGTAGACCAATGAGTCTACGCATAGCTAACAGGCAGGCTGAAGCGATTCTGGCTTCTTGCATGGAGCGGGATGAACCCGCTGTACCGCTAAGCATCTGGAAAAGTTTGCGGAGTACTTTCTGCTTTCCGCCGATATTTGATCTTCATGAGACAAGGAAAACTGCAGTTCCAATCATTTTATTATTGACTCCTCGGAGGGATCTTACCAGCCTCATGATTGGAGGATGACAGCGGTAATTACGCGACCGAAAAAGCTGGCTGAGCTGATGTGCCTGGTTCATAGGGGCGAAGCAAGCGAACCCGAAAGAATAGGTGCCCAATAGCGATTAGAGCACAAAGAACAGATGAATACTGCGTATTGCCCGACGGAGACAGAGGCCAATATTAGAGTATGCCCTAGTGGCGAACCAGCTAGCTCATGCTTACTCTGTCTAGGGCCGCGCAGGGTTGCGGGGAAAGGCCCAATGGTGTCTCTGAGGCACAACCTCCCTGCAGCAGAGGCGCATGCATGTTAATTTGCTACTGTTTGCATGAACTGGCGGTGAATAGGATTAAGAATGTGTTCGAGAACCATTGGCCAAGGTTAAACCCTCCAGGTGGCCGCATCCGCACTATTGCATGTGAGGTTTGGACCCTACACAGCTATGTTCCACATTAATAGGTAGCCCGCTCGCACTGCACACCCCGACACTGCTAAGATAGACTGACTATGGATCCAAGACTCTTTGCGGATAGTCAGGCTGGGGACTGGATGTCACTGGGAGTCAACCTCGAACCGCCGCTGTGTGCTGACCTCATATCGTGGAACATCAACCCGACTCCACCAATAGAGCCACATCGGGCATTATTCCCTACTTCAGAAGAGAGCAACCCCTTCTGGTGGACTGGATTATTGTTCGACCATCAACAGCAATTTATGCAAATCAGCGAACTAGCTATTGCACAAAGTAGCGCCCTTGGAGAACTCAATCGTTGCGGGTTTGTCGACTCCCAAGAGCCTCTTTAGAGTGCCGAGTCGAATATCCTATCAACAGAATTGAATATACCCTTTGACAAGAGCGCTCCATTGAGCAACGCAGACTCATCAAGAGACACTGGTCGACGCGTGAAACCGTCTGAAAGAGTTTTGAACCCGTTTGCAGGATTCCAGGAAACCAAAATATATTCACCGACTAGCTTGGAGCCGGGTCCTGACGGACTTTATCACTGTCCGGAATCTGGATGCCGCAGCAAAAAGAGCTACTCTCAAAAATGGATGCTCCGGTGAGTTCTATTGGAAAATATTTTATACATGTCTTTGACTGAATCAAACAGGAAGCACCTGAGAGAACATATCAAACCTGTCTTGTGCAGCCTGTGCCCTCATAAGGCTGGCACACAACGCAGCATGCGCCGCCATGTGGAAGCAAACCATAAGGAATGGGCCAAGCAGTATTGGGAGGTGGTATCATGGTCTTGCGATGTATGTGGCGACTCGTTCTCGCGATCAGATAGTCTACTGCGACATCAGCGGAGGAGACATTGAAGACTCTTCATAGCTAGGGAATGTTATGCTTTCGGCAGTCCTTGTTCACGCCCCGTAATTGCCAAATACATTCGCCCAAGGCTGTGTAGGTACGAGCGATGGTTGTCATGGCTTGACGATATGCAATCCCCATAGTCCTCCGAATCATGCGCTGCTTAGTTTACCTGTTAGCGAAGTATGAAGACCTCAATTTCTGACAGCAAAATCCACGGTGCTAGTTCAGATCCGCGAGTAGAGTCATGAGGGAATGGCGAAACTAAGAAGAAAGTGAATGCGTCGCGTCGAATTGTAGAAAAGTTTCAAGATCTATTGACTATGAAAAGACTAAACACTAGGTGATCGAACCTTTTTTCAACCAAATAAACCCAATTACTCCACCGGTCCCTCATTTTAATACGCTGATATGTGCTCCCGTATTCCGTTGCTactccagaaagccaaaaGCCGCCTCAGCTGGTAGATCGGTCAATGAGGTTCTCGAATCAGGATGCCTTATCATCGAGCGAGAGCGCTGCAAAACCTGCTGAATAATCTGCTCTCGCATGTCTTGTGCCATGTAGCTCAGAAcctgtttctgcagctgcgtgtccttgtcacctttGGCAAACCGAGGCAGTAGTGGGGGGCTCCAGGAAGTATAAACATTCTGGTGGGAGGCAGGTACGACCATACGAGCCGGATGGTGCTTGAAATACAATTGGCAGCAGAGACACGCCGGTTTGCTGCAGGCTATATAGCGATCGCCA
It includes:
- a CDS encoding uncharacterized protein (transcript_id=CADANIAT00003856); protein product: MDPRLFADSQAGDWMSLGVNLEPPLCADLISWNINPTPPIEPHRALFPTSEESNPFWWTGLLFDHQQQFMQISELAIAQSSALGELNRCGLEPGPDGLYHCPESGCRSKKSYSQKWMLRKHLREHIKPVLCSLCPHKAGTQRSMRRHVEANHKEWAKQYWEVVSWSCDSLFTPRNCQIHSPKAVKIHGASSDPRVES